From the genome of Nocardia mangyaensis:
GCATGTGCCAGGAATCTTGCGCGTCCGGGCTTCCCGTGCGCCACGCGTCCGCTTCCCGGTGCTGGGAAGACGGCGGACGGGCACGCGCGCGACAACCGTATTCTCGACGACATGGCCTGGTTGGAGCGGGAATTCATCGCGGTACCCGACAACCGCAAGAACCAGTTGGTGTACAAGTGGCCGGATGCCAATATCCGGCGCTTCTCCCGCGTGATCGTGAATTCCGGTGAGGTCGCACTGTTCGTGCACACCGGGCAGGTGGCGGGCCTGATGACCCCCGGTAAGCACCGGGTCGACGCCACCGAGTTGCCCGGGCTCGGGGCCCTGCTCGACGTATTGAGCGGCGGCAACGCCTACCGTGCCGAGCTGTACTTCGTGGGAACCAGGGAGTACCCGGGAAACAAGTTCGGCGGCAGGCTGGACGACATCGTGGATCCACGGAGCGAGCAGATCGTCACCTTGCGCGTCTTCGGCGAATACGCCCTGACGGTGCGGGATCCAGCCGCTTTGGTCACCGGACTGATCGGGACGGTCGACCTGGCCGACCCCGACCAGGTCACCGCGTGGTGCTCGGAGCTGCTGTTGCGCTCGATGCGGATCGCGGTGACCTCCGGAATCACCAAGGGCAGGTGGCCGGTTCTCGGCCTGTCGGCGCACATGCCGGAGATCGACACCGAAGTGCTGTCGGTGACCAACCAGCAGCTGCGCAGGTATGGGCTGTTGATCACCAGGATGGGCAATTTCGACATCAACCTGGCACCCGAGGACGCCGACCGGCTCAAACGACTGGCCAAGGACACCCGATACATCGAGCTCGCGGGGGGCTTCGGGCAGTACGCGGCCGGCGAGCTGGCCCTTGGCGCTGGTCAGGGGATGGCGCACGGCGGTGATTCGGCCCTCGGCGGAGCGTTCCTCGGCGCCGGGCTCGGTCTGGGCGCCGTCCACCAGCAACTCGCGGCACAGCCCCGGCACAGTCCCGCCGGGGACGCGATGGGCCGGCAACACACGGTAGCGTGCGCACGGTGCCGGGCCGTACACCCGGCGGCGACATCATTCTGCACCAGCTGCGGCGAACGGCTCAGCGCCGAGCGGCGGTGCACCGGTTGCGGTGCCGATCTACCGGCCGACGTCCGGTTCTGCGGCACGTGCGGCACCCGATCGACCGGCGGTTGACCACTCAATGTGACTATTAGTGTGACACTTCCTGACGTACCGCTGAATATCGTGTCATTCTATTTGCATAAGAATGTCCCTGTGGTTTCCTTGTGGTATGGCAGTTGAGGGGAAGTACACGATCGACGAGTTGGCGCGGGAAGCCGGCACCACCGTCCGCAGCCTTCGCGTCTATCACGAGCGGGGCATCCTCCCCCCGCCGATGGTCAAGGGCCGCACCGGCTACTACAGCCCGGAGCATCTGAGCCGTGTACGCACGATCAGCCGCCTGCTCAACCGAGGGATCAAGCTCAGCGGGATCAAGGAACTGCTGAAGGCATGGGACCGGGGAGACGGGCTCTCCGACGTCCTCGGCGTCATCGACGAGACGACCGCCCGGTCCGGAAAATTCCCCAGCGAGACCATCTCCGCGACCGAATTGGAGCAGCGGTACCACGACGTACCCGACGGGCTCGCCCGAATCGTCGCGATCGGGCTCTATCAGCCCGTCGATGCCACGTCCTACCGCATCGCCAACCCCCGGCTGATCACCATCGGTAGTCGGCTCACCGAGACCGGGCTCCCGTTGAGCGAGGTCGTCGACGAGCTGGAGAACCTGTACGCCGACTGCGACCGCATCGCCCGCCGGCATGTCGGCCTCTTCCACCGGATGGGCTGGGCCCGTTTCCAACAGTCCGATCGCTCACCCGACGACCTGGCCACGGTCACCGAGCAGCTGGCCGCGACCCGCGTCATTCCAGGTCGTGCCACGGTGGCGCTGGTGAGCCAGCTGGTACTGCGCCATCTGGAGGACGACACGGCGGAATTGGCCGAGCTCTACGACGATCCGGCTGATCTGGCGGCGGCGCTACGTCACGAGTCGTCCTGACCGAGCAGGCCGGACCGCTCCAGAAAGCTCCTGGCGCTGTGTTCCCCGTCGAAAGCCCCGGTCTCCAAGGCGAGGCCGGTCCCGGTGTCGGCGTACAGCACGGTGGCCGACGGCCCGACCGCCGCGAACACGTCGCCGTCGGCGACGATCGCCCGCGCGGCAGCGCGCCATCGCTCGACAGTGGCTTCGACCGTGCCCGGTGGCAGCGTTCGCACGTGGAAAGTCAGATCCCGCCCCGCCGACAAGCCCCGCAGCAGCGGGTCGCCGGCTGGGAGCACGCATTGTTCGCCGGCCTCGGCCTGGTAGGGCCGGCAGGTCGCGGCGTGCAGCGGGTCGGGCAACCGGCCCGACGCGCTCGTCGCGGTGAACGGCGAGACCGGTGGGGAGAATCGCCCCGCGACGACTACACCGCACACCAGCAGGATGACCAAACCCCCGAGGACCATCAGCCAGTGCCGCGGTGAATACCGCTTCCGCTCGGTCAGCGTCCGCAGCCCGCGTTCGACGGTACCCACCGTGTGCATGGCGGATTCACCGTGATGGAGGGCGGCTTCGCCCTGCCGGACCATGGACTCCGCGCCACGCCGGAGATGGGCGACGGTGGCACCCCCCACGCCGTGCCCGTGGTCCGGCATCGGCGGTGCCGAGCCGAGCTCCAGATCCGCTGCCGGTCCGGGTGGCGAGGTGGGCGCAGCCACCGGCGCGCCACAGTGCGTACAGCGCGCCACGTCGCCGGCATTGCGATGCGAGCAGTAGTGGCAAACGACCGAGGACATCCGGACCTACCCGTCTTTCATCCCGGTGATCACGATCGAGGACACGGCGGTGTCGTTCAGCGATCGATCGCCGCGCGATTCGAGAATCGTGAGAATGATCTTCGATGCCGACACCGGTGGGTTGATCTCGGTGGTCACCACGCCGCGCTGATCGAGGGTCTCCTGGGTGTAGGTGGTGTAGTTCTCGTTGTCGAACTGATAGGACACCCTGCTGGCGGTCCGGTGCCTGGTCCATTCGTCCACGCCGTCGGCGCGGATGTGATCCCAACCTGGAACGATCGAGATGGACTCGACGGTATAGGTCCCGCCCAGGTCGATGGTCAGCACTTGGCCGTCGACGCGATAGGCCCGCACACACGACCACGCTTTGCCCGCCTCCCCTGACAACGCGTCCATACCGTCGGTGCTGCCCGGTGGACAGTGGCTCGTCGCCGACGCCACCTCGATCGGCCGCGCCCTGCTCGCTTCTTCGGTCGGCTCGGCGGGTGTCGGCACCACCGATGTCAGGACAAGAGGTTGTTCCGTCCGTTCCGATTCGCCTCCGGTGGTGAGGAGAACCACCAGCAGGAGGACGGCAAGCACCGCCCCGGCGGACAGCAGCACCTTGGGCTCGCGCAGCCGTGGAGCGATCCGCTGCGCCCACTCGCCGAGCCGACCGCCCGGCCTCCGCCGCAGGAGGTCATCGAACCGGTCCTTGCCGCCGGGTTCCGGGCGCTGTTCCTGCGGTGTCTCGGGGTCGGGTCCATCCGGTGACATCCGGGGCGAGTCCGCGAAGTCCGGCGCTCTGCGCTCGAGCGGCCCAGACCCGTTCAGCAGCGCATTGATCTGCTCGCTGGCCGAGGATCTACGCGAAGAACGCGGCCGCACCGGATCGGGACTCCCCGCCCCGGCGGGCCGGCGAGGTTCGGGAACGGTGTCCGCCTCCGCCAACAGACGCTCCGCGGCGTCCAGCGGGATCGCGGTGGAGCCCACCGGAACCGGTTCGGGCAGCTCCGGCTCCGGGTTCGGCCCGGACGAGCCAGGCACCAGCGCGGCAAGGACCACGCTCCGATGGCGGAGGAAAACATCTCCCTGGGCCTCGTCGGGCATATCGAGAATCGTATCGGCTTCCTGGTCCACGGCCGTTCCCACGCGTGAGAACGGCACCGGCTATTGATTGTTGTCGGTGATGAAATACTCCGGTGCGACATCGAAGACACGAGCCAGTGCGACGATGAGATCCAAACGTGGTATCGCCTCACCGTGTATGAGGCGATACAAGCCGGATTGTGATATCGGAACATCCGGGTACGCGAGTTCCAGATGCTGTGCCAGCGAATACAACGTCAGCGACCGCACCGGACCTTCGGCCTCGGTGGACACGACCGATTCCGAGACGAGTTCGGCCAGCCGCTTCGAGAACACCGCCGCTGCCATTTGCCGGGGTGACAGTTCCTCACCACCGGCACCGTTCGAAGTTTGCGACTCCAATGGCACGATATTCGAACCTACTTTCAATTCGAGCCGGTCGCGGGCCGGGCTCCCGCGAGTTCGGGTACGGGTACGGGAACCGGCCGGTCGTGGGACAGGATTCCGGCGGATTCATCGGTGCCGGCCAGGAACCGTTCCTCGCCGATCGGCTCGATCAGGTCGATCCGCACGGTGTGCATCGGGATACTGACGTCGACGGTGGTCTCGCCGGTCTGATCGATGGCCAGGTCGGCGGACCGCTGCCGCGGGCCGCCCGGTGCGCTGATGACGATCGTGGTGGGAGCGGCGGTGGTATCGGGCACGAGGTGGTCGAAGACTGCCACGGTGGCCCCGACGCGCCCGGCTTCCACCCGGTCCGGGGCCCCGATCGGTCCGTGCCCACCGGCCAGCCGCAGCGACCGGGGATCGCCCACCGCGTCGACCAGGTGCTGCCACTGTCCGGGGCGGCTGGTATGGATCTCGACATCGGCGCCGACGGCCACGGTACGGAGCACGATTTGCTGCGCGACCGGTAGCTGCGCGTGCAGATCGATGGTGCGCCGCCGTGGGTTGTACCGCACCGGATCGTAGAGCGGCAGGGCGAGATTGTGTTCGGCCCGACCGCTGATCACACCGAGAATCTGCCCGCTGGGCCCGATGGGCATTCGCTGGAGCGCCACCGCCTCCGTGAGCTCCGAACCGGGCTGCCACACCAGCTGATCCACGAGCCGCGGACGGCCGATGCGGTCAAGGCGTTCGCGACCGCCGACCGGTAGTGAGGCCAGCAACGCGGCACCCTGGCGGCCGGTCAGCGGGTGCAGATACCCCGGCCTGCCCACGTCCGGCCCCGGGCCGACATAGCGCGCGAAGGCGCGCACCGCGACCTCGTGGTCGTCGGTGGCGCCCGTCTCGGCGCGGCCGACGAGCCTGCTGGTCAAGGCGATGGTGAGGGTGGTCCGACCGGTGTGCCACGTCCAGCAGGAATCGAGGGCATCGTCGATACGCGCGAGATCGATCTCGAAACTGGTGACGTGGCGAGTCGGCACCGGGCCGGCCAGCATTGTCCAGTTTTCCTGGAGGTCGCTCAACTCGAATCCTTTGTGCAGCAGCCGGGTCGCCGCCCGCATGGCCTCGGCGGGCAGCGCATGCGCGGCGATCTCGATCTCGCGCAGCCGGGCCGCGATCCGGTGCGCCGCGGAGGCCAGTGCCTTCGGTGCCGCGGCCGCCGCCGAACCGCGCCGCGCCAGCGGCTCGAGATTTCGCTCGATGTCCAGGCGCAGCACCAGCCAGGTCAACCGGTCCCCTACCGCGGGATCGGTGCCGATCAGCTGGTCGTACAGCATCCCGTAGCTTCCCACAGACCGCACCCGCTGGCCGGTTGTGACGATATCGATATCGATCACAACCTCGAATTGGTGGAGCATTCCAGCGAGCAGCGCCACCGGTACGGTGTCTTCGGTGTAGGTGGTTCCCGCGCCGATGACGGTCGGCAGGTCGAGGTTCGGCGCCAGCTGGATCATGGCCACCAAGGTGGTGTCCCCGGTTCGAATACCGCAGACACCAGTGGCCACCGGCACATCGACCGGCGACTGCGGCCGTGCGAGTTCGCGTGCCAGGGCCTTACGGCCGGCACGGTAGGCGATCCAGTCGCGCAGCCAGCGGTAGGCAGTGCGCTGTCCTACGGGCACCACGATGACCGCTGACCACAAGACGAGGGACAAAGCGCTGACCCACCAGGGGTGGGTCAGCGACAGCACGGCCAGCATCAGGCCGGCGATGACCACCGCACCGGCGACCGGACCCGGTTCCGCACCGAACGGCAACCGCGGGGTCGGGCTGCCGCTCGGACCCGCCCCGCGGAACGACACGGTCACCGCGGCCTCGACGGCTGTTCGCCGGACCGGCGGATCCCGGCGAAGCCTGGGCCGAAACTTGCCGCCAAGCCCAGCAGGACCGCGCCGGCGATCACCGCGGTCGCGGTGATCGCCGGGCGCAGGTCCCGTGGTCGTGCGGGAGGCGCCACGGCCAGTGGGGCGGACTGGAAAAGACCTGCCGGCCGACCGGGCGGCGACCGGTAGCTCAGTGCCACCATCGGGTCGATCAGGCCGGCACCGACCGTGTTGTCGACGCCGCGGGCCGGCGAATGGGCACTGGCCTGCAGGCGCGCCGCGATCTCCGCCGGCGTCTCATCCGGGAACCGCGACCGCAGCAGAGCGGCCACACCGCTGACGTACGCGGTGGCGAACGAGGCACCGCCAACCTCGGACAGCGCGGCCGGATCCCCGACCCCGCTGACGATGCCGCCCCCTGGACCGAGGGACACGATGCCGGTACCTGGTGCGGCCACCGACACCCAGGGCCCGGCGAGTGAGGTGTCCAGCGCGGTGCCGGACGCGGTGGTGACACCGACGGTGAGTACGTCGGGTGTGAACCATCCGGGGGTGGAGACGGTCTGTACGCGCCGCCAACCGCGCGGATCCACCGCATCGGTGGGATCGATCCCCGGATTCTGCTTGTTGCATCCTGGGCTGCCGGTATCACCCGCACTGGCGACGACCAGCGCACCACGCACCCGAACGGCGTAGCCGACTGCTTCCGACAACGCGGCCTGACCGACCGCGGCGCCCGCCGGCACACACACCGGCAGCGCCACGGTGATCACGCCCGCACCTTGCCGGGCCGCGTGCACGATGGCGCGGGCGAGCGTGCGGACCAGGACGGCGGCCTCCTCACCCGGCCGGAAGTTCCGCGGGTCCTCGGCGGTGAAAGCGGCGGACCGGTACCGGATCGACAGAATCCGGGCATCCGGTGCCACACCGGTGAAACCGTCGGTGGGGTCGGTGGTTCCGGCGATGATGCCGGCCACCAGGGTGCCGTGCGCGTCGCAGTCGGACAACCCCTGGCCACCTTCGGCGACATAGTCCCCGCCGCTGACGAGATCACGCAGCCGTGGGCTCGGGTTCACCCCGGTGTCGATGACGGCCACGGTCACCCCCGCGCCCCGGCTCAATTCCCTGGCTCGGGACAGATTCAGTGCGGTATCGACCGGGGGCTGCCGCGCCGGATCGGTTCCGGATACGAGACCGGCCGCGACGCAGCCCTTGTCCTGCTTCATCGGAAACTCCGGTCTCGGTGGATCCTCCGCCGGTGGCGGTCCGACGACGACCTGTGGTGGCTCCACGGCCACCGCTGGTGCCGCACCGGTGAGCAGGGCGGCCACGGCCAGGGTGACCGCGCATCCGGTCCTCCGCATCAGATCGCCCTCATCGCCGCGTAAATGCCCATGATCCAGAACGCGAGAACCGGCACGATCAGCAAGAGCAGGTATTCGAACAGGTCGGTGATCCGCCGGGTGACCGGGGACAGCCGGACATTCGGCAGCCGAACCGCCGCGAAACACCCCAGCACCGCCGCGAGAAGCAGCAGCGCCACGATCAGCAACCGAACGCCAGGGGTCTGATGCACCCCGACCAGCACGATTGCCAGGCCGGTGGCCGTCACCACCGATCCGGTCACCAGGGCGAGGGCCTGCACCCGATCCGGATACCAGCGGGCCCGCAGGATCAGGATGCCCGTCACCGCCACCGCGAGGACGATCTCGCGGATCTTGCCGGGGTGCATGGCCGCTGTCAGCACCGTGGCGACCGACAGCGCGAGCGACAGCGCGACGACCAGCCCGCGCAAACTCGTCACCGCGAGCCGGGCCCGTGATTCGAAGGTGGCCTCGGTGCTC
Proteins encoded in this window:
- a CDS encoding SPFH domain-containing protein, whose protein sequence is MAWLEREFIAVPDNRKNQLVYKWPDANIRRFSRVIVNSGEVALFVHTGQVAGLMTPGKHRVDATELPGLGALLDVLSGGNAYRAELYFVGTREYPGNKFGGRLDDIVDPRSEQIVTLRVFGEYALTVRDPAALVTGLIGTVDLADPDQVTAWCSELLLRSMRIAVTSGITKGRWPVLGLSAHMPEIDTEVLSVTNQQLRRYGLLITRMGNFDINLAPEDADRLKRLAKDTRYIELAGGFGQYAAGELALGAGQGMAHGGDSALGGAFLGAGLGLGAVHQQLAAQPRHSPAGDAMGRQHTVACARCRAVHPAATSFCTSCGERLSAERRCTGCGADLPADVRFCGTCGTRSTGG
- a CDS encoding MerR family transcriptional regulator — encoded protein: MAVEGKYTIDELAREAGTTVRSLRVYHERGILPPPMVKGRTGYYSPEHLSRVRTISRLLNRGIKLSGIKELLKAWDRGDGLSDVLGVIDETTARSGKFPSETISATELEQRYHDVPDGLARIVAIGLYQPVDATSYRIANPRLITIGSRLTETGLPLSEVVDELENLYADCDRIARRHVGLFHRMGWARFQQSDRSPDDLATVTEQLAATRVIPGRATVALVSQLVLRHLEDDTAELAELYDDPADLAAALRHESS
- a CDS encoding discoidin domain-containing protein, whose protein sequence is MPDEAQGDVFLRHRSVVLAALVPGSSGPNPEPELPEPVPVGSTAIPLDAAERLLAEADTVPEPRRPAGAGSPDPVRPRSSRRSSASEQINALLNGSGPLERRAPDFADSPRMSPDGPDPETPQEQRPEPGGKDRFDDLLRRRPGGRLGEWAQRIAPRLREPKVLLSAGAVLAVLLLVVLLTTGGESERTEQPLVLTSVVPTPAEPTEEASRARPIEVASATSHCPPGSTDGMDALSGEAGKAWSCVRAYRVDGQVLTIDLGGTYTVESISIVPGWDHIRADGVDEWTRHRTASRVSYQFDNENYTTYTQETLDQRGVVTTEINPPVSASKIILTILESRGDRSLNDTAVSSIVITGMKDG
- a CDS encoding helix-turn-helix domain-containing protein, producing MPLESQTSNGAGGEELSPRQMAAAVFSKRLAELVSESVVSTEAEGPVRSLTLYSLAQHLELAYPDVPISQSGLYRLIHGEAIPRLDLIVALARVFDVAPEYFITDNNQ
- the eccE gene encoding type VII secretion protein EccE; its protein translation is MTVSFRGAGPSGSPTPRLPFGAEPGPVAGAVVIAGLMLAVLSLTHPWWVSALSLVLWSAVIVVPVGQRTAYRWLRDWIAYRAGRKALARELARPQSPVDVPVATGVCGIRTGDTTLVAMIQLAPNLDLPTVIGAGTTYTEDTVPVALLAGMLHQFEVVIDIDIVTTGQRVRSVGSYGMLYDQLIGTDPAVGDRLTWLVLRLDIERNLEPLARRGSAAAAAPKALASAAHRIAARLREIEIAAHALPAEAMRAATRLLHKGFELSDLQENWTMLAGPVPTRHVTSFEIDLARIDDALDSCWTWHTGRTTLTIALTSRLVGRAETGATDDHEVAVRAFARYVGPGPDVGRPGYLHPLTGRQGAALLASLPVGGRERLDRIGRPRLVDQLVWQPGSELTEAVALQRMPIGPSGQILGVISGRAEHNLALPLYDPVRYNPRRRTIDLHAQLPVAQQIVLRTVAVGADVEIHTSRPGQWQHLVDAVGDPRSLRLAGGHGPIGAPDRVEAGRVGATVAVFDHLVPDTTAAPTTIVISAPGGPRQRSADLAIDQTGETTVDVSIPMHTVRIDLIEPIGEERFLAGTDESAGILSHDRPVPVPVPELAGARPATGSN
- the mycP gene encoding type VII secretion-associated serine protease mycosin, whose product is MRRTGCAVTLAVAALLTGAAPAVAVEPPQVVVGPPPAEDPPRPEFPMKQDKGCVAAGLVSGTDPARQPPVDTALNLSRARELSRGAGVTVAVIDTGVNPSPRLRDLVSGGDYVAEGGQGLSDCDAHGTLVAGIIAGTTDPTDGFTGVAPDARILSIRYRSAAFTAEDPRNFRPGEEAAVLVRTLARAIVHAARQGAGVITVALPVCVPAGAAVGQAALSEAVGYAVRVRGALVVASAGDTGSPGCNKQNPGIDPTDAVDPRGWRRVQTVSTPGWFTPDVLTVGVTTASGTALDTSLAGPWVSVAAPGTGIVSLGPGGGIVSGVGDPAALSEVGGASFATAYVSGVAALLRSRFPDETPAEIAARLQASAHSPARGVDNTVGAGLIDPMVALSYRSPPGRPAGLFQSAPLAVAPPARPRDLRPAITATAVIAGAVLLGLAASFGPGFAGIRRSGEQPSRPR